A region from the Tachyglossus aculeatus isolate mTacAcu1 chromosome X2, mTacAcu1.pri, whole genome shotgun sequence genome encodes:
- the PFN3 gene encoding profilin-3 produces the protein MGDWRVLVEAVVRGGRVEDVAVVGHSANRCVWASRPGGLLAAISPQEVGLLTGPDHRAFLLDGFRLAGRRCYIIRDHLLLDGDGVLDGRTAGRDGRAVCVGRTPKALVVLLGRRGVHGGMLNKTAHTLIRLLQSQGT, from the coding sequence ATGGGCGACTGGCGGGTGCTGGTGGAGGCCGTGGTGCGGGGCGGGCGCGTGGAGGACGTGGCCGTGGTGGGCCACTCCGCCAACCGCTGCGTCTgggcctccaggcccggggggctgCTGGCCGCCATCTCCCCGCAGGAGGTGGGCCTGCTGACCGGGCCCGACCACCGGGCCTTCCTCCTGGACGGCTTCCGCCTGGCCGGCCGGCGCTGCTACATCATCCGCGACCACCTGCTGCTGGACGGCGACGGTGTACTGGACGGCCGGACCGCCGGGCGGGACGGCAGGGCCGTGTGCGTGGGCCGCACCCCCAAGGCCCTCGTCGTGCTGCTGGGCCGGAGGGGCGTCCACGGTGGGATGCTCAACAAGACCGCCCACACCCTCATCCGACTCCTCCAGTCCCAAGGCACCTAG
- the SLC34A1 gene encoding sodium-dependent phosphate transport protein 2A, which yields MMPYGERHVGPAMSPLPARGPRVVRGAAFAYTASPQVLHRIPGAPAYAFPSISTVSHPEHGCLCPGSPGRLVVEGLVEGLDPYELDPLPPKPVLEEGQKSEVGLAEKVRSICISLLKIPLMLIFLYFFVCSLDVLSSAFQLAGGKVAGDIFKDSAILSNPVAGLVVGILVTVLVQSSSTSTSIIVSMVSSGLLEVSSAIPIIMGSNIGTSVTNTIVALMQAGDRTDFRRAFAGATVHDCFNWLSVLVLLPLEVATGYLHRTTHLVVASFNIHSGKDAPDLLKIITEPFTRLLIQLDKSVITGIATGNENLRNHSLIRIWCDPPVSPAPTALPRANINASWTMGNATMEKCRHLFVDTVLPDLAVGLILLAGSLVVLCTCLILLVKVLNSVLKGQVAKAIQKVINTDFPPPFTWLTGYFAMVVGAGMTFVVQSSSVFTSAITPLIGLGVISIERAYPLTLGSNIGTTTTAILAALASPGDKLASAFQIALCHFFFNISGILLWYPLPYTRLPIRMAKALGKRTAKYRWFAVLYLLVCFLLLPSLVFGISMAGWQVMVGVGAPFGGLLAFVALVNVLQNRSPDHLPKWLQTWEFLPRWMRSLKPLDGFITRATLCCARADPAKSPRLPARATYDNPGARVYLQELPRALPSPPHGATRL from the exons ATGATGCCCTatggagagagacacgtgggtccAGCCATGTCCCCCCTTCCGGCCCGAGGGCCCAGGGTCGTCCGTGGGGCTGCCTTCGCTTACACAGCCAGCCCTCAAG TTCTGCACAGAATTCCAGGGGCTCCCGCCTACGCCTTTCCCAGCATCAGCACGGTGAGCCATCCGGAACATGGCTGCCTGTGCCCCGGTTCCCCCGGCCGGCTGGTGGTGGAGGGTCTGGTGGAAGGCCTGGACCCCTACGAGCTGGATCCGCTGCCCCCCAAGCCGGTGCTAGAAGAGGGCCAAAAGTCAG AGGTGGGGCTGGCTGAGAAGGTGCGCTCCATCTGCATCTCCCTCCTCAAGATCCCGCTTATGTTAATCTTCCTCTACTTCTTCGTCTGTTCTCTGGACGTGCTCAGCTCCGCCTTCCAGCTGGCAGGGG GCAAGGTGGCCGGTGACATCTTCAAAGACAGCGCCATCCTGTCCAacccagtggcagggctggtggTGGGTATCCTGGTGACCGTGTTGGTACAGAGCTCCAGCACGTCCACCTCCATCATTGTCAGCATGGTGTCCTCCGGCC TGCTGGAGGTCAGTTCGGCCATTCCCATCATCATGGGCTCCAACATCGGCACCTCGGTCACCAATACCATTGTGGCCCTCATGCAGGCCGGGGACAGGACTGACTTTCGGCG AGCCTTTGCGGGGGCCACGGTGCATGACTGCTTCAACTGGCTCTCTGTGCTGGTGCTGCTGCCCTTAGAGGTGGCCACGGGCTACCTCCATCGCACCACGCACCTCGTGGTGGCCAGTTTTAACATCCACAGTGGCAAGGATGCCCCTGACCTTCTCAAGATCATCACAGAGCCCTTCACCCGCTTGCTCatccag CTGGATAAGTCAGTGATCACGGGCATCGCCACGGGGAATGAGAACCTGCGTAACCACAGCCTGATCCGCATCTGGTGTGACCCGCCTGTATCCCCG GCCCCTACCGCCCTGCCCAGGGCCAACATCAATGCCAGCTGGACAATGGGCAATGCCACCATGGAAAAAT GTCGCCATCTGTTCGTGGACACGGTCCTGCCGGACCTGGCCGTGGGGCTGATCCTACTGGCTGGCTCCTTGGTGGTGCTTTGTACCTGCCTCATCCTGTTAGTTAAGGTTCTCAACTCCGTGCTCAAGGGGCAGGTGGCCAAGGCCATCCAGAAAGTCATCAACACAG ATTTCCCACCCCCGTTCACCTGGCTCACTGGCTACTTCGCCATGGTTGTGGGTGCTGGCATGACTTTCGTGGTGCAGAGCAGTTCCGTGTTCACTTCAGCCATCACCCCGCTCATTG GCCTGGGGGTGATCAGCATCGAGCGAGCCTACCCGCTCACCCTGGGCTCCAACATTGGCACCACGACCACCGCAATCCTGGCTGCCCTGGCCAGCCCTGGAGACAAACTGGCCAGTGCCTTCCAA ATCGCTCTGTGCCACTTCTTCTTCAACATCTCGGGCATCCTGCTGTGGTACCCTCTGCCCTACACCCGCCTGCCCATTCGCATGGCCAAAGCCCTGGGGAAGCGTACGGCTAAGTACCGCTGGTTCGCCGTGCTCTACCTCCTGGtctgcttcctgctgctgcctTCCCTGGTGTTTGGCATCTCCATGGCGGGCTGGCAGGTCATGGTCGGCGTCGGGGCGCCCTTCGGGGGCCTGCTGGCCTTCGTGGCCCTGGTCAACGTCCTGCAGAACCGCAGCCCCGACCACCTGCCCAAGTGGCTGCAGACGTGGGAGTTCCTGCCCCGCTGGATGCGGTCGCTCAAACCCTTGGATGGGTTCATCACCCGTGCCACCCTCTGCTGTGCCCGCGCCGACCCCGCCAAGTCGCCCCGGCTGCCCGCCCGGGCCACCTACGACAACCCGGGGGCCAGGGTCTACCTGCAGGAGCTGCCCcgggccctgccctcccctccgcaCGGTGCCACCCGCCTCTAG
- the RGS14 gene encoding regulator of G-protein signaling 14, with translation MPGKAKHLGVPNGRMVVAVSDGELNSAGAAAAGAAGVSEEEEAGGRGSTLSIQSLPSAPSPPFAADQSVAGWAQSFERLLQDRLGLAYFTEFLKKEFSAENVSFWQACERFQQIPASDTQQLAQEARSIYEEFLSSQALSPVNIDRQAWLGEEVLAAPSPGMFRLQQLQIFNLMKFDSYARFVKSPLYHQCLLAESEGRPLGDPGAPSPGSPNTTFRKKPKLKPGKSLPLGVEELGQLPMSDAPGARIARKSFRRGDLKEAWTEQGSLNGNPALRRESQGSLNSSASLDLGFLAFVSGKSEGLGHRKSMGSSEGEGEGRPGRYCCVYLPDGTASLASVRPDLSIRALLTGICEKRGLSLPDVKVYLMGNEQKALVLDQESIVLADKQVKLESRISFDLEVSALGKTVRISSKPAKRLREVILPFLVKHQLSLQQVKLHLEGEKRALDLEKPVTSVASQRVILDTLPGVKVTAVAVEDFSFQTKVQGGASRPEEQPATLSSLFTNSLAEGPRGLAGKRRTCDIEGLVELLNRVQSCRANDQRGLLRKEDLVLPDFLQLPSLGQEEPPTAPAHPPPPPCPAQTEPQAPPPEIPMDAAASPPAGTAPIQGGSSAL, from the exons GGCTGTCTCGGATGGAG AGCTGAACagtgcgggggcggcggcggcgggggcggcgggggtctcggaggaggaggaggcggggggccgggggagcacGCTTAGCATCCAGAGCCTGCCCAGCGCCCCCAGCCCCCCCTTCGCCGCTGACCAGTCCGTGGCCGGCTGGGCCCAGTCCTTCGAGAGGCTCCTCCAGGACCGGCTGGGCCTCGCCTACTTCACC GAGTTCCTGAAGAAGGAATTCAGCGCCGAGAATGTCAGCTTCTGGCAGGCCTGTGAGCGGTTCCAGCAGATCCCCGCCAGCGACACCCAGCAG CTGGCCCAGGAGGCCCGGAGCATCTACGAAGAGTTCCTGTCCAGCCAAGCTCTCAGCCCTGTCAACATCGATCGCCAGGCGTGGCTGGGCGAGGAGGTGCtggccgcccccagccccggcaTGTTCCGCCTGCAGCAGCTGCAG ATCTTCAACCTGATGAAGTTCGACAGCTACGCCCGTTTTGTCAAGTCCCCCCTCTACCACCAATGTCTCCTGGCAGAGTCCGAGGGGCGACCCCTCGGGGACCCCGGAGCCCCCAGCCCCGGCAGCCCCAACACCACCTTCCGCAAG aagCCGAAACTGAAGCCGGGGAAGTCATTGCCCCTGGGTGTCGAGGAGCTGGGGCAGCTGCCCATGAGCGATGCCCCTGGCGCCCGAATAGCCAGGAAGTCCTTCCGCAGGGGCGACCTCAAGGAGGCCTGGACAG agcagGGGAGCCTCAACGGGAACCCCGCCTTGCGCCGAGAGTCCCAGGGTTCCCTCAATTCTTCGGCCAGCCTGGACCTCGGCTTCCTCGCCTTTGTCAGCGGTAAATCCGAG gggCTGGGTCACCGGAAGAGCATGGGGAGcagcgagggggagggggagggccggCCGGGCCGCTATTGCTGTGTATACCTGCCCGATGGCACCGCCTCTCTGGCCAGTGTGCGGCCTGACCTCTCCATCCGTGCCTTGCTCACTGGCATCTGCGAGAAACGTGGGCTGTCCCTGCCTGATGTGAAGGTCTACCTGATGGGCAATGAGCAG AAGGCCCTAGTCTTGGACCAGGAGAGCATCGTGCTGGCCGACAAGCAGGTGAAACTGGAGAGCCGGATCAGCTTTGA CCTGGAGGTCTCTGCGCTGGGCAAGACGGTGCGGATCTCGTCCAAGCCGGCCAAGCGTCTGCGGGAGGTGATCCTGCCCTTCCTGGTGAAGCATCAGCTCAGCCTCCAGCAGGTCAAGTTGCACCTG gagggagagaagcgcGCCTTGGATCTGGAGAAGCCGGTCACCTCCGTGGCCTCCCAGAGGGTGATTCTGGACACTCTCCCAG GTGTGAAGGTGACAGCGGTAGCAGTGGAAGACTTCAGCTTTCAGACCAAGGTCCAG GGAGGCGCCTCCAGACCGGAAGAGCAGCCGGCCACACTGTCCTCCCTGTTCACCAACTCACTGGCCGAGGGACCCCGAGGCCTGGCTGGAAAGCGCAGGACTTGTgacattgaag GTCTGGTGGAGCTGCTGAACCGGGTGCAGAGCTGCAGAGCCAATGACCAGCGGGGGCTGCTCCGCAAGGAGGACCTGGTGCTCCCCGACTTCCTGCAGCTGCCCAGCCTCGGCCAGGAGGAGCCCCCCACTGCCCCGGCCCACCCGCCGCCGCCACCGTGCCCAgcacagactgagccccaggcGCCACCCCCGGAGATCCCAATGGACGCCGCTGCCAGTCCTCCCGCGGGCACAGCCCCAATCCAGGGGGGGTCCTCTGCCCTCTGA